One region of Armigeres subalbatus isolate Guangzhou_Male chromosome 3, GZ_Asu_2, whole genome shotgun sequence genomic DNA includes:
- the LOC134226695 gene encoding uncharacterized protein LOC134226695: MFSCSSMDNVPDGNYPAEYLEDEDPIGITSFPELDENCLELEAELGHDEFCGDSSAVKRQSSQCTFDFRISCFKKEFRGQHHDKGKADAKLITKECRVFGNSPREILEQTWEAVKTHIRREVIVYDDESFKRVKWANDAALEFEDMNKYVLFKDLLRKRTYRTSDLQEKSDIMVKWRGKVIDVYLHVYSLSVANQKLYDLVKRLEAPEDPDRSGACSNKSFQGLIKELKELHPDIIADSFVWHNWAEYVEAAPGYRRDEVKQNPPDAIQPHLRAAPTDASVVLEENRRGLLFAKTIIRAMEGQLTTLREYSGQLSTAAIKMEERLSGMEIQLKSYNEMLTSMQRSIAPVENELSRTLADSVTDADDLDHM, from the exons ATG TTTTCTTGCAGCAGCATGGATAATGTACCCGATGGTAACTATCCAGCCGAATATTTGGAGGACGAAGATCCCATTGGAATCACCAGCTTCCCGGAGCTGgacgaaaattgtttggaattagAGGCAGAACTTGGACATGATGAGTTTTGTGGCGATTCATCAGCTGTGAAACGCCAGTCCTCGCAGTGTACGTTCGATTTTCGAATTTCCTGCTTCAAAAAGGAGTTTCGAGGACAGCACCACGACAAGGGAAAAGCCGACGCGAAACTGATAACCAAGGAGTGTCGTGTTTTTGGTAATTCGCCGAGAGAGATTTTGGAGCAGACATGGGAAGCTGTGAAGACTCATATACGTCGGGAGGTTATTGTGTACGACGATGAAAGTTTTAAAAGAGTGAAGTGGGCAAACGACGCAGCTCTTGAGTTTGAAGACATGAATAAGTATGTACTTTTCAAGGATCTTCTGCGTAAGCGTACATACAGAACATCTGACCTTCAGGAAAAGTCGGATATAATGGTTAAATGGAGAGGCAAGGTTATCGACGTTTATCTTCATGTCTATTCATTGTCAGTTGCCAATCAGAAATTGTACGATCTAGTGAAAAGATTGGAAGCTCCTGAGGATCCAGACAGATCAGGAGCATGCAGTAATAAGTCATTCCAAGGACTGATAAAAGAGCTGAAAGAATTGCACCCGGATATAATAGCTGATTCGTTTGTGTGGCACAATTGGGCGGAGTATGTTGAAGCCGCACCTGGGTACCGGCGTGATGAGGTAAAGCAAAATCCACCTGATGCCATTCAACCACATTTAAGAGCTGCACCGACGGATGCTTCGGTGGTACTGGAGGAAAACAGAAGGGGATTATTGTTTGCAAAAACTATAATTCGAGCCATGGAAGGACAGTTGACGACATTGCGGGAATACTCTGGGCAGTTGTCAACCGCAGCCATTAAGATGGAAGAACGATTGTCGGGCATGGAAAttcaacttaagagctacaatGAAATGTTGACGTCAATGCAACGCTCAATCGCACCAGTAGAAAACGAGCTTAGTCGAACGCTAGCGGATTCTGTAACAGACGCAGACGATTTGGATCATATGTGA